The Xiphias gladius isolate SHS-SW01 ecotype Sanya breed wild chromosome 7, ASM1685928v1, whole genome shotgun sequence genome window below encodes:
- the LOC120792248 gene encoding inner ear-specific collagen: MPEPLSPDGWEPPLHPPPTPPYPPMDGPGRSFYPIGDNLTEPPAGALEAYCQMLLQAPVPVHPDQIPWFCLCTHCQSTQGPKGDRGDRGLPGRPGSPGRRGLTGFRGPPGFVGRPGVKGQKGDEGEKGQRGPPGLVGPKGDGGFKGDKGDQGLEGRPGDQGPKGDDGVCPDTCESSQGPPGTTGLPGPAGPRGLPGTPGLPGPKGAKGDVGDLGRPGVPGSMGEKGEPGPQGECNCTDGVDGSPGQKGDKGDKGDQGQVGSAGQRGLQGDKGDLGPIGIMGPPGPCMPSIQSAFAAGLTSSYPPPNTPVVFSYVLYNIQGSYNPTSGLYTAPINGTYVFSYHLTIHERVLKVGLFHNFKPVVKTTDPKVLGTTSHSVILHLARGDRVWIQVKDLVTNGMYAGTEASSTFSGFLLHPDTCDVALVRAPMAPMILPEGGYGWGDLPELSTAKPPTSPAGGGSN; the protein is encoded by the exons ATGCCTGAGCCCCTCTCCCCAGATGGTTGGGAGCCccccctccaccctcctcctACACCCCCCTACCCACCCATGGACGGCCCTGGACGTAGTTTTTATCCCATTGGAGACAACCTGACGGAGCCACCTGCCGGGGCCCTGGAGGCATACTGCCAGATGTTGCTGCAGGCCCCGGTCCCTGTCCATCCAGACCAGATCCCCTGGTTCTGTCTCTGCACACACTGCCAGAGCACCCAGGGGCCCAAAGGAGACCGCGGAGACAGGGGACTACCAg GTAGGCCAGGTAGTCCTGGAAGAAGGGGGTTGACAGGGTTCAGAGGCCCTCCAGGTTTTGTGGGTAGACCAGGGGTCAAAG GGCAGAAGGGAGATGAGGGTGAGAAGGGACAGCGAGGACCCCCAGGACTGGTGGGACCCAAAGGAGATGGAGGCTTCAAAG GTGACAAAGGTGATCAAGGTCTGGAGGGTCGCCCAGGGGATCAGGGTCCTAAAGGAGATGATGGAGTCTGTCCAGATACCTGTGAGTCCAGCCAGGGCCCCCCAGGAACCACAGGTCTACCTGGCCCTGCAGGACCCAGAGGTCTGCCTGGTACCCCAGGGCTGCCAGGGCCCAAAGGTGCTAAAGGTGATGTCGGTGATCTGGGTCGCCCTGGTGTCCCAGGATCTATGGGTGAGAAGGGAGAACCAGGGCCCCAGGGGGAGTGTAACTGTACAGACGGAGTAGATGGGAGTCCAGGACAGAAGGGGGACAAGGGAGACAAAGGAGACCAGGGACAGGTAGGGTCTGCAGGGCAGAGGGGGCTACAGGGGGATAAGGGAGACCTGGGGCCCATTGGGATAATGGGTCCTCCTGGTCCCTGCATGCCCAGTATCCAGTCAGCCTTCGCTGCAGGGCTGACATCCAGTTACCCCCCGCCCAACACCCCTGTGGTCTTCTCCTATGTTCTCTACAACATCCAGGGAAGTTACAACCCCACTTCTGGACTCTATACCGCTCCCATCAATGGCACCTACGTCTTCAGCTACCACCTCACCATCCATGAAAGGGTCCTCAAAGTGGGCCTCTTTCATAATTTCAAGCCGGTTGTTAAAACCACAGACCCAAAAGTGTTAGGGACCACCTCGCATTCAGTCATCCTTCACCTGGCCCGAGGAGACAGAGTGTGGATTCAGGTGAAGGATTTGGTCACTAATGGCATGTATGCAGGTACTGAGGCCAGCAGCACCTTCTCTGGCTTCTTGCTCCATCCAGATACATGTGATGTGGCCTTAGTAAGAGCCCCCATGGCCCCAATGATCCTACCTGAGGGCGGATACGGCTGGGGTGACTTACCTGAGCTCAGCACTGCCAAACCCCCCACTTCCCCTGCTGGTGGAGGATCAAACTAA